A region of Lysobacterales bacterium DNA encodes the following proteins:
- a CDS encoding multifunctional CCA addition/repair protein, translated as MNTYLVGGAVRDRLLGRAVKDRDHVVVGQTPEAMLAAGFQPVGRDFPVFLHPHTREEHALARTERKSGRGYRGFVVSADATVTLEDDLRRRDLTINAIAEAPDGALVDPFGGVRDLEARVLRHVSDAFSEDPVRILRVARFAARYAPLGFRIAPETMQLMRQMVGAGEADHLVPERVFQELRLALGEPRPGVFVRVLRACGALRVIVPELDALYGVPQRIEFHPEYDAGVHLELALDAAARLAPGDAQVGYAVLLHDLGKALTPREVLPRHLEHESRGVPPLRAVCARLRAPADFAALAEVVCREHLNLHRARELRPGSMVDLIERLDGYRQPQRIDRITLACAADKLGRAGESIDRFVYPARDLVAQALVATLRVDARPFLERGLRGPEVGAAVREERCRMLSARSVC; from the coding sequence ATGAACACCTATCTGGTGGGAGGTGCGGTGCGCGATCGCCTGCTGGGCCGTGCCGTCAAGGACCGCGACCATGTCGTCGTCGGGCAAACGCCGGAGGCCATGCTGGCCGCGGGCTTCCAGCCGGTTGGGCGCGACTTTCCGGTGTTCCTGCATCCGCACACCAGGGAGGAACATGCCCTAGCGCGCACCGAACGCAAGTCCGGCCGCGGCTATCGCGGCTTCGTGGTCAGTGCCGACGCCACGGTCACGCTGGAAGACGACCTGCGTCGTCGCGATCTGACCATCAACGCGATCGCGGAAGCGCCGGACGGTGCGCTGGTCGATCCGTTTGGCGGTGTGCGCGACCTCGAAGCACGCGTGTTGCGTCACGTGTCGGACGCGTTTTCCGAGGACCCGGTGCGCATTCTCCGGGTCGCGCGTTTCGCGGCCCGTTATGCGCCACTCGGATTCCGCATCGCGCCGGAGACGATGCAGTTGATGCGGCAAATGGTCGGCGCCGGCGAGGCCGACCATCTGGTGCCCGAGCGCGTGTTCCAGGAACTGCGGCTGGCCCTCGGCGAACCGCGTCCCGGCGTGTTCGTGCGGGTCTTGCGTGCGTGTGGCGCATTGCGCGTGATCGTTCCGGAGCTCGACGCCTTGTATGGCGTGCCGCAACGGATCGAATTCCATCCCGAATACGATGCCGGCGTGCATCTGGAGCTTGCGCTCGATGCCGCGGCCCGATTGGCCCCGGGCGATGCGCAGGTCGGGTATGCCGTGCTCCTGCACGATCTCGGCAAGGCGCTGACCCCGCGTGAGGTCCTGCCGCGCCATCTGGAACACGAATCGCGTGGCGTGCCGCCACTGCGCGCCGTGTGTGCGCGCCTGCGTGCGCCGGCCGACTTCGCCGCATTGGCCGAAGTGGTGTGTCGCGAGCACCTGAACCTGCATCGCGCCAGGGAACTGCGGCCGGGGTCGATGGTGGACTTGATCGAGCGGCTCGATGGTTATCGGCAACCGCAGCGGATCGATCGGATCACGCTGGCCTGTGCGGCCGACAAACTCGGTCGCGCCGGCGAATCGATCGATCGCTTCGTCTATCCGGCGCGCGATCTCGTCGCGCAGGCGCTGGTCGCCACCTTGCGGGTCGACGCACGGCCGTTCCTCGAACGCGGCCTGCGGGGTCCCGAGGTCGGTGCCGCAGTACGCGAGGAACGCTGCCGGATGCTCAGCGCGCGCAGTGTGTGCTGA
- a CDS encoding group 1 truncated hemoglobin, translated as MFMATWPIGLLIALLSACATTREARLYDALGGEAGVAKLVDAITAEYREDTKIGFLFQDTDQDYFRARLREHICQISDGGCEYTGLSMVEAHSGMDLSEAQFNDFVAASRRAMSKAGFAIGVQNRLLARLAPMRGEVIHQ; from the coding sequence ATGTTCATGGCCACATGGCCGATCGGATTGCTGATCGCCCTGCTCTCGGCTTGCGCGACGACGCGCGAGGCGCGCCTGTACGACGCACTCGGCGGTGAGGCCGGCGTCGCGAAACTGGTCGACGCCATCACCGCGGAATATCGCGAGGACACGAAGATCGGCTTTCTCTTCCAGGACACCGACCAGGATTATTTCCGGGCGCGGCTGCGCGAACACATCTGCCAGATCAGCGATGGCGGTTGCGAATACACCGGGTTGAGCATGGTCGAAGCACATTCCGGCATGGACCTGTCGGAAGCGCAGTTCAATGATTTCGTCGCCGCCTCGCGCCGCGCGATGAGCAAGGCCGGCTTCGCCATCGGCGTGCAGAATCGTCTGCTCGCTCGCCTCGCGCCGATGCGCGGCGAGGTCATCCACCAGTAG
- a CDS encoding DUF3034 family protein encodes MLRQSIPALALLLLPVASLHAADEGRLKATGGLMSIEAAGGGGLVPWAVLSGLSTRPGFDAVAGASFTRVGDFRLETLGLSASWHDRFELSLGRQQFSVDRGLLPEGIDRRIGQTVLGAKLRVAGDLIYGDLPQMAVGLQYKHSDSDVLAGALGARRNDDVEAYFSVTRLFLAGPFDRNWLLNGSVRATRANETGLLGFGSPDDNGYALVGEFSAAMFFNPEFALGAEYRQKPDGLPGLGESDWRDVFVAWVPSKRFSLAVAWVDLGTIAARPDQDGVFISMTGNW; translated from the coding sequence ATGTTGCGCCAGTCCATTCCCGCCCTCGCCCTGTTGCTGCTGCCCGTTGCGTCCTTGCATGCGGCCGACGAAGGACGGCTGAAGGCGACCGGCGGCCTGATGTCGATCGAGGCTGCCGGCGGTGGCGGGCTGGTGCCCTGGGCGGTGCTGTCCGGACTGTCGACACGACCGGGCTTCGATGCGGTCGCGGGTGCGTCGTTCACCCGCGTTGGCGATTTCCGCCTGGAGACCCTCGGCCTGTCGGCGTCCTGGCATGACCGGTTCGAATTGTCGCTTGGGCGCCAGCAATTCAGCGTCGACCGCGGCCTGTTGCCGGAAGGCATCGACCGCCGAATCGGCCAGACCGTGCTTGGCGCGAAGCTGCGGGTCGCCGGCGATCTGATCTATGGCGACCTGCCGCAGATGGCGGTCGGCCTGCAGTACAAGCACAGCGACTCCGATGTGCTGGCGGGTGCGCTCGGCGCGCGCCGCAACGACGATGTCGAGGCCTACTTCAGCGTCACTCGACTGTTCCTCGCCGGCCCCTTCGACCGCAATTGGCTGCTCAACGGCAGCGTGCGCGCGACCCGCGCAAATGAAACCGGATTGCTCGGCTTCGGTTCGCCCGACGACAACGGCTATGCGCTGGTCGGCGAGTTCTCGGCGGCGATGTTCTTCAATCCCGAATTCGCGCTCGGCGCCGAATATCGGCAGAAGCCCGACGGCCTGCCGGGTTTGGGCGAATCCGACTGGCGCGACGTGTTCGTGGCCTGGGTGCCGTCGAAGCGTTTCAGTCTTGCCGTCGCCTGGGTCGATCTCGGCACCATCGCCGCGCGACCGGACCAGGACGGCGTGTTCATCTCGATGACGGGGAACTGGTGA
- a CDS encoding complex I NDUFA9 subunit family protein — translation MRIVMLGGSGFVGQVLSRRWVRDGHTVVVLTRNRSWHREVALQPGVSLREGDVYDGAWLARAITGADVVVNLVGILNESGFGGAGGRGFERAHVQLTETVVAACRQAGVTRLLQMSALNAGRGDSHYLRTRGAADAAVQASGLRWTIFRPSVIFGRGDGLFCRFAELLKLSPVMPLAGADAHFQPVAVEDVAEAFARASRRDESIGQVYELGGPDVVTLADIVRHAAHWLGLRRLIVPMPKALGWCQAAAFGLWPLANKPLSLDNFRSLAVDSVVGAEDGLTRLGIAKTTMAQSVPLYLRPKASATGG, via the coding sequence ATGCGCATCGTGATGTTGGGCGGCAGTGGGTTCGTGGGCCAGGTGCTGTCGCGGCGATGGGTGCGCGACGGTCATACGGTCGTGGTGCTGACGCGCAACCGCAGCTGGCACCGCGAAGTCGCGCTGCAGCCCGGCGTGTCACTGCGCGAAGGCGACGTCTACGACGGGGCATGGCTGGCGCGGGCGATCACCGGCGCCGACGTGGTGGTGAACCTCGTCGGCATCCTCAATGAATCCGGTTTCGGTGGTGCAGGAGGTCGCGGGTTCGAGCGCGCGCATGTGCAACTCACGGAGACAGTCGTGGCGGCTTGTCGACAAGCCGGAGTGACACGTCTGCTGCAGATGAGCGCCTTGAATGCAGGTCGCGGCGACAGTCACTACTTGCGCACGCGTGGTGCTGCTGACGCTGCAGTGCAGGCCAGCGGCCTGCGCTGGACGATCTTTCGGCCGTCGGTGATCTTCGGTCGTGGCGACGGCCTGTTCTGCCGCTTCGCCGAGTTGTTGAAACTGTCGCCGGTGATGCCGCTGGCGGGGGCCGATGCCCACTTCCAGCCGGTGGCCGTCGAGGATGTCGCGGAAGCCTTCGCGCGTGCCTCCCGGCGCGACGAGAGTATCGGGCAAGTCTACGAACTCGGCGGACCGGACGTCGTCACGCTCGCCGACATCGTGCGGCACGCCGCGCATTGGCTGGGCCTGCGCCGACTCATCGTACCGATGCCGAAGGCGCTCGGCTGGTGCCAGGCCGCGGCGTTCGGTCTTTGGCCACTCGCGAACAAGCCGCTGTCGCTCGACAACTTTCGTTCGCTGGCCGTGGATTCGGTCGTCGGTGCCGAGGATGGGCTGACCCGCCTAGGCATTGCCAAGACGACGATGGCGCAGTCGGTGCCGCTGTATCTGCGGCCGAAGGCCTCGGCTACTGGTGGATGA